A DNA window from Arachis duranensis cultivar V14167 chromosome 3, aradu.V14167.gnm2.J7QH, whole genome shotgun sequence contains the following coding sequences:
- the LOC107481765 gene encoding putative pumilio homolog 7, chloroplastic gives MGKEMTENVKDDGELEELEMLLNEIPRATSHNLLHLYHRNRHVNGDDDHDHGMCGMYDDVDEPLTTQIQYPCVSSPLSGFSDGSSSSLFLHGGHSLSDTGSPTLEDLKSTIPSGSSCHPNPFYLDSLTPDSASINSANGSFADELGLCANLSQMYLGNQHDSPYDSKDVSMGMNGVPFRDCSFTGNTPINVNKHGDYCNFNREFLDCAAVQSLFPRSPINHGSDINPTLSGLTQDYKMANLFGPRQCTKWPETVPSQLNGFGVSMDSPRHRRQMLDNYYFRGNQGPVPAASLSRNSVVDAILCAQKNGMNLMEETCMSRLSNSSLCTNLRPYLSVQHSHPLSNARTVLPSDARIPQGNLDSITSEGSFILQGEGLNYVVNRCSDRSRCQNKAAVRGTGYGKHLRRTELDTQHQVVGSHGSPRSVGIGCSFPLMPKYSSLAEARGYIYLIAKDQHGCRFLQRTFEEGTPEDVQVIFNEIIDHVVELMMNPFGNYLMQKLLDVCSEEQRMQILLIITEEPGQLVRISLNTHGTRVVQKLIETLKTRQQISLVVSALEPGFLALIKDLNGNHVVQRCLLCLNNEDNKFIFVAAAKYCVDIATHQHGCCVLQRCIGHSTGEHREKLIAEISANALLLSQDPFGNYVVQYILELGIPHATGAILLQFEGNYVHLSRQKFSSHVVEKCLAVFNDENRSRVIHELLSAPHFEHLLQDPHANYVVQSALRYSEGHLHNLLVETIESHKAISRNSPYSKKIFSPNLLRK, from the exons agCCGTTAACAACTCAGATTCAGTATCCATGTGTTTCATCACCTTTGAGTGGCTTCTCTGACGGCTCTTCGTCAAGCTTGTTCCTCCATGGTGGACATTCCCTCTCTGACACTGGATCACCAACATTGGAGGATCTCAAATCCACCATTCCTTCTGGAAGCTCTTGTCACCCGAATCCTTTCTACTTGGATTCACTGACACCTGATTCAGCTTCCATTAACAGTGCCAATGGAAGCTTCGCTGATGAACTTGGCCTTTGTGCCAATTTGAGTCAAATGTACCTTGGAAATCAACATGACAGTCCGTACGATTCCAAAGATgtttcaatgggtatgaatggGGTTCCGTTTCGTGATTGTTCCTTTACTGGAAATACTCCAATCAATGTCAACAAACATGGTGATTATTGCAATTTCAATAGGGAATTTTTAGATTGTGCGGCGGTCCAGTCACTGTTTCCCAGGAGTCCTATCAACCATGGTTCTGATATAAATCCGACATTATCAGGATTAACCCAGGATTACAAAATGGCTAATTTATTCGGACCAAGACAGTGTACTAAATGGCCTGAGACAGTTCCTTCTCAGTTGAATGGATTTGGTGTTTCAATGGATTCTCCAAGGCACAGAAGGCAGATGCTAGATAACTATTATTTCAGAGGAAATCAGGGACCGGTGCCTGCTGCTTCTTTGAGCCGAAATTCAGTGGTTGATGCTATACTATGTGCACAGAAAAATGGAATGAATTTAATGGAAGAGACATGCATGTCAAGATTGTCAAACTCTTCCCTTTGTACTAATTTAAGACCTTATTTGAGTGTTCAGCATAGCCACCCTTTATCTAATGcaagaactgtgcttccttcaGATGCAAGAATCCCACAAGGGAATCTAGATTCTATCACCAGTGAGGGAAGCTTCATTTTACAAGGTGAAGGTTTAAATTATGTTGTTAACAGATGCTCAGATCGTTCACGATGTCAGAATAAGGCTGCTGTGCGAGGTACTGGATATGGTAAACATCTAAGGAGAACGGAACTTGACACCCAGCACCAGGTTGTTGGATCTCATGGAAGTCCTAGGAGTGTTGGGATTGGTTGCTCATTCCCTTTGATGCCAAAGTATAGTTCCCTAGCCGAAGCTCGaggatatatatatttaatagcCAAAGATCAGCATGGGTGTAGGTTCCTCCAAAGAACGTTTGAAGAGGGTACCCCAGAAGATGTTCAAGTGATATTTAATGAGATCATTGATCATGTGGTGGAACTTATGATGAATCCCTTTGGGAATTACCTTATGCAGAAGTTATTGGATGTATGCAGTGAAGAACAGAGAATGCAGATTCTACTCATAATTACTGAAGAACCAGGACAGCTTGTTAGAATCTCTTTAAACACCCATGG CACTCGTGTGGTACAGAAGCTGATTGAGACTCTCAAAACCAGGCAGCAAATTTCATTAGTTGTATCAGCTCTTGAACCAGGATTCTTAGCTCTCATCAAAGACCTAAATGGAAACCATGTAGTTCAGCGTTGTTTGCTATGCCTGAACAATGAGGATAACAAG TTCATCTTTGTTGCTGCTGCAAAGTATTGTGTTGACATTGCAACTCATCAGCATGGATGTTGTGTTCTACAAAGATGCATCGGCCATTCAACTGGGGAGCATCGAGAAAAACTGATTGCAGAGATATCTGCTAATGCACTTCTGCTATCTCAAGATCCATTTGG AAATTATGTTGTTCAATATATCCTGGAGTTAGGAATTCCACATGCCACTGGAGCCATACTTCTGCAATTTGAAGGTAATTATGTGCACCTGTCAAGACAAAAGTTCAGCAGCCATGTGGTTGAGAAATGTCTTGCTGTATTCAATGATGAGAATCGGTCGAGAGTCATTCATGAACTTCTTTCTGCTCCTCACTTTGAACACTTGCTTCAAGATCCACATGCAAATTATGTCGTTCAATCAGCTCTTCGCTATTCTGAG GGTCATTTGCACAATTTACTCGTTGAAACGATCGAGTCCCACAAGGCAATTTCTCGTAACAGCCCATATTCTAAGAAGATTTTCTCACCAAATCTTTTGAGAAAATGA
- the LOC107481766 gene encoding chloride conductance regulatory protein ICln isoform X2, with protein sequence MDNMSWTLRMGRNSCTCSVVWTLCLPTSLPSPPAHSILLPMIWLSDVDNTKGYAVDFLSISLHAVSRDPDAYPHPCLYTQIDTNAEEDGSENSDSESSDIQDLSRITEMRLIPSDPSQLDTLFQVFCECAELNPEPNDEEGEEHDWVFSADQMEGDEEEEEGYISHNPANSLGQSNGHHDLARTVLELHINDQRFEDAEEMEHDEDGTHN encoded by the exons ATGGACAACATGTCCTGGACACTGAGAATGGGGAGGAACTCATGCACATGCAGCGTGGTGTGGACCTTGTGCTTGCCAACCTCCCTCCCATCTCCTCCGGCACACTCTATATTACTACCAA TGATATGGCTCAGCGATGTAGACAACACCAAGGGATATGCTGTTGATTTCTTGTCTATTTCCCTCCATGCCGTCTCAAGAGACCCAGATGCCTACCCCCATCCTTGTTTATACACCCAG ATTGACACTAATGCTGAAGAGGATGGTTCCGAAAACTCCGACTCTGAATCCAGTGACATACAAGATTTATCCAGGATCACAGAGATGAGGCTTATCCCCTCTGATCCTTCTCAAT TGGATACTTTGTTTCAAGTATTCTGTGAGTGTGCAGAGCTTAATCCAGAACCAAATGATG AGGAAGGAGAAGAGCATGATTGGGTTTTCAGTGCTGATCAGATGGAAGGGGATGAGGAAG AGGAAGAAGGTTATATCTCTCATAATCCAGCGAACTCTCTTGGTCAGTCAAATGGACATCATGATCTAGCTCGTACAGTACTTGAG CTTCATATCAACGATCAGCGTTTTGAGGATGCAGAAGAGATGGAGCACGATGAGGATGGCACCCATAATTGA
- the LOC107481766 gene encoding chloride conductance regulatory protein ICln isoform X1, with translation MGLGLRNFTERNNNGQHVLDTENGEELMHMQRGVDLVLANLPPISSGTLYITTKQVIWLSDVDNTKGYAVDFLSISLHAVSRDPDAYPHPCLYTQIDTNAEEDGSENSDSESSDIQDLSRITEMRLIPSDPSQLDTLFQVFCECAELNPEPNDEEGEEHDWVFSADQMEGDEEEEEGYISHNPANSLGQSNGHHDLARTVLELHINDQRFEDAEEMEHDEDGTHN, from the exons ATGGGTTTAGGGTTGAGAAACTTCACTGAGAGAAACAATAATGGACAACATGTCCTGGACACTGAGAATGGGGAGGAACTCATGCACATGCAGCGTGGTGTGGACCTTGTGCTTGCCAACCTCCCTCCCATCTCCTCCGGCACACTCTATATTACTACCAA GCAAGTGATATGGCTCAGCGATGTAGACAACACCAAGGGATATGCTGTTGATTTCTTGTCTATTTCCCTCCATGCCGTCTCAAGAGACCCAGATGCCTACCCCCATCCTTGTTTATACACCCAG ATTGACACTAATGCTGAAGAGGATGGTTCCGAAAACTCCGACTCTGAATCCAGTGACATACAAGATTTATCCAGGATCACAGAGATGAGGCTTATCCCCTCTGATCCTTCTCAAT TGGATACTTTGTTTCAAGTATTCTGTGAGTGTGCAGAGCTTAATCCAGAACCAAATGATG AGGAAGGAGAAGAGCATGATTGGGTTTTCAGTGCTGATCAGATGGAAGGGGATGAGGAAG AGGAAGAAGGTTATATCTCTCATAATCCAGCGAACTCTCTTGGTCAGTCAAATGGACATCATGATCTAGCTCGTACAGTACTTGAG CTTCATATCAACGATCAGCGTTTTGAGGATGCAGAAGAGATGGAGCACGATGAGGATGGCACCCATAATTGA